One Streptomyces sp. P9-A2 DNA window includes the following coding sequences:
- a CDS encoding class I SAM-dependent methyltransferase produces the protein MSPSGMPSVDLLGEQIDAVLADPATTHGLSRILRAAAKEIELHRYHHANRRAWPNGRIDDKPAKVQIGGGAHRIDGFFNIDLVPPADLLWDIREGIPLHDDSTDEIFSEHFLEHIDYPRSAKYYVREAHRVLAEGGRIITGVPDAAFALSQYPRPLEATDETIERWYAKRDCRGDINTRLDLVNLVFRDQDDDPTYTPHLWAYDHEKLVQLFTEAGFTTVEPWTFDPAMANPKRRWGSVYVVATK, from the coding sequence ATGAGTCCCTCCGGCATGCCTTCTGTCGACCTCCTCGGCGAGCAGATCGACGCCGTCCTTGCCGACCCCGCCACCACCCATGGCCTCTCCCGCATCCTCCGGGCTGCCGCCAAGGAGATCGAACTCCACCGCTACCACCACGCCAACCGGCGCGCCTGGCCCAACGGTCGGATCGACGACAAGCCTGCCAAGGTCCAGATCGGCGGCGGAGCGCACCGCATCGACGGCTTCTTCAACATCGACCTCGTCCCGCCGGCCGACCTCCTCTGGGACATCCGCGAGGGCATCCCCCTCCATGACGACAGCACCGACGAAATCTTCTCCGAGCACTTCCTGGAGCACATCGACTACCCGCGCTCGGCCAAGTACTACGTCCGCGAGGCGCACCGCGTCCTCGCGGAGGGCGGTCGGATCATCACCGGCGTACCCGATGCCGCCTTCGCTCTGAGCCAATACCCCCGCCCCCTGGAAGCCACCGACGAGACGATCGAGCGCTGGTACGCCAAGCGCGACTGCCGCGGCGACATCAACACGCGGCTCGACCTCGTCAACCTTGTCTTCCGCGACCAGGACGACGACCCCACGTACACCCCGCACCTGTGGGCCTACGACCACGAGAAGCTCGTCCAGCTCTTCACCGAGGCCGGCTTCACCACCGTCGAGCCCTGGACGTTCGACCCCGCCATGGCGAACCCGAAGCGCCGCTGGGGCAGCGTCTACGTCGTCGCCACGAAGTAG
- a CDS encoding CYTH domain-containing protein — protein sequence MAVEIEMRARFTKEAHDQLVTRLMADGEDLGPDDKHIYFYVFPDQLLKVTDNTATGTAKITLKGSKIGQGAAFAETEFAIAPADVPAAVKVFNALGFETAMHEAFNFRHNFRFDDVEIAVKWSEAWGYHAEFEVLLEDDASEAARDEAEAKITDVATALGVTLMTEQELADFTAAFEAGEKERKEREQQAAPIR from the coding sequence GTGGCCGTCGAGATCGAGATGCGCGCCCGCTTTACCAAGGAAGCCCACGATCAGCTTGTCACCCGCCTGATGGCGGACGGGGAGGACCTGGGTCCCGACGACAAGCACATCTACTTCTACGTGTTCCCCGACCAGCTCCTGAAGGTCACCGACAACACCGCCACCGGCACCGCCAAGATCACTCTCAAGGGGAGCAAGATCGGGCAGGGTGCGGCCTTCGCGGAGACCGAGTTCGCCATCGCGCCCGCCGACGTTCCCGCCGCGGTGAAGGTGTTCAACGCCCTGGGGTTCGAGACGGCGATGCACGAGGCGTTCAACTTCCGTCACAACTTCCGCTTCGACGACGTCGAGATCGCGGTCAAGTGGAGTGAGGCGTGGGGCTACCACGCCGAGTTCGAGGTCCTGCTGGAGGACGACGCCTCTGAGGCGGCCCGCGACGAGGCGGAAGCCAAGATCACGGACGTCGCCACGGCGCTGGGAGTGACCTTGATGACGGAGCAGGAGCTGGCCGACTTCACCGCCGCCTTCGAGGCTGGCGAGAAGGAGCGCAAGGAGCGCGAGCAGCAGGCCGCGCCCATCCGGTAG
- a CDS encoding nucleoside-diphosphate kinase, protein MAEVQAHTVERTLVLLKPDALARGLAGRIITRFEDAALKIVGTKMKWMDEEFTRRHYFDLEERLGSEVYNVTSTFMQQGPVIALVLEGFDAIATVRKIVGSTYPNQAPAGTVRGDLSHYSATASISSGKAVANLVHASGNAEEAKQEVELWFDKDELQDYKTLAEIYTY, encoded by the coding sequence ATGGCCGAGGTTCAGGCACACACTGTCGAGCGCACGCTCGTCCTGCTCAAGCCCGATGCGCTGGCGCGTGGCTTGGCAGGAAGGATCATCACGCGGTTCGAGGACGCCGCGCTGAAGATCGTTGGCACCAAAATGAAGTGGATGGACGAGGAGTTCACCCGTCGGCACTACTTCGACCTTGAGGAACGGCTGGGTTCGGAGGTCTACAACGTCACGTCGACCTTCATGCAGCAGGGACCCGTTATCGCTCTGGTGCTGGAAGGCTTCGACGCCATTGCCACCGTCCGCAAGATCGTCGGCAGCACGTACCCGAACCAGGCTCCTGCCGGCACGGTGCGAGGCGATCTCTCGCATTACAGCGCGACAGCCAGCATTTCCTCGGGCAAGGCAGTCGCGAACCTCGTGCACGCATCCGGCAACGCGGAGGAGGCCAAGCAGGAGGTGGAGCTGTGGTTCGACAAGGACGAGCTGCAGGACTACAAGACGCTGGCCGAGATCTACACCTACTGA
- a CDS encoding NUDIX hydrolase, whose protein sequence is MDVIERWSGRYACLLQSALRLGNEQFAAHLGIAVRTVATWHSDAAVVPRREMQQLLDTAHEQAPAAARQRFALLLAKEQAPADSTPPGAQALRVAIAVVVRDSDVLLVCRRDDDAAGITWQFPAGVIKPGGKAETTTVRETLDETGVHCAVRQHLGNRLHPVTGVLCEYFLCEYLAGEAINSDAAENIHVMWVPRNAVPRFIPVVTIFPPVLAVLEEQT, encoded by the coding sequence GTGGACGTGATCGAGCGCTGGAGCGGCCGCTACGCTTGTCTGCTGCAGTCCGCGCTACGCCTCGGCAACGAACAGTTCGCCGCTCACCTGGGCATCGCCGTGAGGACCGTGGCCACCTGGCACTCCGACGCTGCTGTCGTGCCTCGCAGAGAAATGCAGCAGCTCCTCGACACGGCCCACGAACAGGCCCCCGCAGCTGCGCGTCAGCGCTTCGCGCTCCTGCTGGCGAAGGAGCAGGCTCCGGCGGACTCGACACCGCCTGGCGCGCAGGCACTGCGCGTGGCCATCGCGGTGGTCGTCCGCGATAGCGACGTGCTGCTGGTGTGCCGGCGCGACGACGACGCTGCGGGGATTACCTGGCAGTTCCCGGCCGGGGTCATCAAGCCGGGAGGCAAGGCAGAGACCACCACCGTGCGGGAGACCCTGGATGAGACGGGTGTCCACTGCGCGGTCCGCCAGCACCTCGGGAACCGGCTCCACCCCGTGACCGGTGTGCTGTGCGAGTACTTCCTGTGCGAGTACCTGGCCGGCGAGGCCATCAACAGCGACGCAGCCGAGAACATCCACGTCATGTGGGTCCCCAGAAACGCGGTGCCCCGCTTCATCCCCGTCGTTACGATCTTCCCACCCGTCCTGGCCGTCCTGGAGGAGCAGACGTGA
- a CDS encoding NUDIX hydrolase, translating into MTQQNTDERPGIAAAIVVNERRVLMVRRRVSEGQLSWQFPAGEVEPGEAREDAAVRETQEETGLDVAAIKLLGERVHPKTGRLMSYTACEVVGGTAYVADAEELAELAWIAHGEIPQYVPYGLFEPVQDYLDAALLP; encoded by the coding sequence GTGACGCAGCAGAACACGGACGAGCGGCCGGGCATCGCAGCTGCCATCGTCGTGAACGAGAGGCGCGTGCTGATGGTGCGCCGCCGGGTTAGCGAGGGACAGCTCTCCTGGCAGTTCCCAGCAGGTGAGGTCGAGCCCGGCGAGGCCCGCGAGGACGCCGCCGTGCGGGAGACCCAGGAGGAGACCGGCCTGGACGTGGCCGCCATCAAGCTGCTCGGCGAGCGGGTCCACCCGAAGACGGGCCGACTGATGTCGTACACGGCCTGCGAGGTGGTAGGTGGCACCGCCTATGTCGCGGACGCCGAGGAGCTGGCCGAGCTCGCATGGATCGCCCATGGCGAGATTCCGCAGTACGTGCCGTACGGGCTGTTCGAGCCCGTACAGGACTACCTCGACGCCGCCTTACTGCCCTGA
- a CDS encoding DUF6907 domain-containing protein: MQHNVQPLCGARRPGWERPGPGRRRLPCILPAGHNGDHRDAFAQTWDGPSPASGDADLMRVDAPQVNGPRVHTVRLLDAPGATLTVTCPDWCVSDHADEKTHGTFAPDFTHHGEELALPSPTDGEPTLSARISHAPFSSIQREPVMGVWPANGDMGPDQVHEFADRLRAYADALDCMSVDLDDARLNARDTHEGDR, from the coding sequence ATGCAGCACAACGTACAGCCCTTGTGCGGCGCCCGCCGTCCCGGCTGGGAGCGTCCCGGCCCCGGACGTCGTCGCCTCCCCTGCATACTCCCCGCCGGCCACAACGGCGACCACCGCGACGCCTTCGCCCAGACCTGGGACGGCCCTTCCCCCGCATCCGGTGATGCGGACCTGATGCGCGTTGATGCGCCGCAGGTCAACGGTCCGCGCGTCCACACGGTCCGGCTGCTCGACGCCCCCGGCGCCACCCTCACGGTCACCTGCCCCGACTGGTGCGTGTCCGACCACGCCGACGAGAAGACCCACGGGACGTTCGCGCCCGACTTCACCCACCACGGGGAGGAACTGGCCCTCCCCTCCCCCACCGACGGCGAGCCCACGCTGTCCGCCCGGATCTCGCACGCCCCGTTCAGCAGCATCCAGCGCGAGCCCGTCATGGGCGTCTGGCCGGCCAACGGAGACATGGGCCCGGACCAGGTCCACGAGTTCGCCGACCGGCTGCGCGCCTACGCGGACGCCCTCGACTGCATGAGCGTCGACCTGGACGACGCCCGACTGAACGCACGCGACACCCACGAGGGGGACCGGTGA
- a CDS encoding HNH endonuclease: MNARPLNIVTECPKWCTEDHSVQAGEDREHHAGAERELRLPDGRLVLEASLTLEPGASAPQLVVSGSIESFVDDVQLLGAAEAKRFDEALQRFSSHVSRMTATVRAEQPRPPRGRPSKKRRTLPASMQHAGPETRLYLAERDGRHCFYCRAPFDSLKQATTDHYVPRSVWACNLPANLVLACEPCNRAKDNRLPWPLVWLLLTQHHQAPALAA, translated from the coding sequence GTGAACGCTCGTCCACTGAACATCGTCACCGAGTGCCCGAAGTGGTGCACCGAGGACCACAGCGTCCAGGCCGGGGAGGACCGCGAGCACCACGCCGGCGCGGAGCGGGAACTCCGTCTCCCTGACGGCCGCCTGGTCCTCGAGGCGTCCCTGACGCTGGAGCCGGGTGCGTCCGCGCCCCAGCTCGTCGTCAGCGGCTCCATCGAGTCGTTCGTCGACGACGTGCAGCTGCTCGGCGCGGCTGAGGCGAAGAGGTTCGACGAGGCGCTGCAGCGGTTCTCTTCGCACGTGAGCCGGATGACGGCCACGGTCCGTGCCGAACAGCCGCGGCCGCCGAGGGGGCGGCCGAGTAAGAAGCGGCGGACGCTGCCCGCGAGCATGCAGCACGCCGGACCGGAGACGCGCCTGTACCTCGCGGAGCGGGACGGCCGGCACTGCTTCTACTGTCGAGCCCCGTTCGACAGCCTGAAGCAGGCGACGACGGACCACTACGTCCCCCGGTCGGTGTGGGCGTGCAACCTGCCCGCGAACCTCGTGCTCGCCTGCGAGCCGTGCAACCGGGCGAAGGACAACCGGTTGCCGTGGCCGCTGGTCTGGTTGCTGCTCACCCAGCACCACCAGGCGCCGGCGCTCGCGGCCTGA
- a CDS encoding winged helix-turn-helix domain-containing protein: MSEDPFVYVYVRVANEVEVEIRAGRLPHGARLPNERDMGAQYGVAPGTARRAVQELRERGLVVTLPNKGTFVVAPSE; this comes from the coding sequence ATGAGCGAGGACCCGTTCGTCTACGTCTACGTGCGCGTTGCCAACGAGGTGGAAGTCGAGATCCGGGCCGGCCGCCTGCCGCACGGTGCGCGCCTGCCGAACGAGCGGGACATGGGCGCGCAGTACGGCGTAGCCCCGGGCACCGCCCGGCGGGCCGTCCAGGAACTGCGGGAGCGCGGACTGGTCGTCACGCTGCCCAACAAGGGCACGTTCGTCGTCGCACCCAGTGAGTGA